The Paenibacillus polymyxa M1 DNA segment CCCCAACAAGCGTACGCGCAGCAACCAATCTGCATGGGCTTCCTCAATACTGTGGCACCCTTCATCCCAGTATCCCGTCTTTACCAAAGTTTCTCTACGTAGTAGTAGACAAAATGCGGCCAGGCTTTCAGTCTCTCGCCATGCATCCGGGTTGGGAATATTATGGGCCATGGCAAATGGACGCACTTCATTTTTATTCATATCAGGAACCTCAACCTGCTGTTCTCCGAATGGACCATTCGTTACAGGACCGACAACTCCCATACGCGAATCGCTGTATAAACAGCTCATCAACCGGTCCAGCCAGCCAGGAGTCACCATCGAGTTTGGGTCCAGTACGACAATAGTTGTACCTTTTGCCATCATCAGTCCCTGATTCAAACTGCCGATCATCTGAACATCCTTTGTTAACAGCGCATAGCGTACAGCGATGCTTTTACGGAGCAAATAGGTAGGTGTCCCGTCCGTCGAGCCGCAGTCTACCACAATAATTTCGTGAGGATGGCTCGTATTCTCCTCAATATGGTGAATGCAAGCACGGAGCTGTTGAAGCTGATTACAGGACGGAATGATAATACTTACGCCTTCAAAAATCTTGCCGAACGAAGCCTGCCCCAACTTCCTGCCTTGTTCCTGGCCCCTGTTATATCCTGACCAATAGCCCTTCTTTCCGAGCCGTTTGCTGTGTTTCCTTTGCGTACTCAGGCGTTTCATGCCGTTCACTCCTCCGGGTGGCATTATGCCTATACTATATGCCTGGCCCGGCTGAATGGTGTTTCAGTGAAATCAAGGTAGAAGTCCCTTCATTTTCACTCCAGCTTCCTGAAGGGAATCGAAGGTTCCTGCGTCGCTCCAGTAGCGCCGTAAAATATCGTATTCCAGCTTGCCTTCAGCAGCATAACAGTTGTTAACATCGGTGATCTCAAGCTCACCACGTGCCGAAGGCGCTATTTCCCGGATCTTATCAAATACGGCAGTATCGTACATATAGATACCCGTAACGCAATATTTGGACTGGGGATGCTGCGGCTTTTCTTCAATCCGCGTAATACTCTCCGGGCGCTCGGGATCAAACACGGGCACCCCGTAACGACGGGCATCTGCCACCTTTTTCAGCAAGACCCTGGCGCTCCCCGGTGGCTGTTGTTTGAAGCGTTCGATGACAGGTCCCAAGTCTTCCTTGAACAAATTATCACCTAGCAAAACAGTGAACTTCTCTTCTGACTGCATGTAGCTTCTTGCCAATTCGAGTGCTTCCGCAATGCCGCCCGCTTTTTCTTGAATTCGGTATGTCAATTGGACACCATAATTACTGCCGCTGCCTAAAAAATCAGTGTACAGTCCGGCCGATTGTTTACCAATAATAATGAGCATATCGGTAATCCCCGCTTGCCGTAGCCTTTCGATACCATATACGATCATGGGATACTTGCCGACTGGAAGCAGATGCTTGTTGAGTAATGTAGTCAACGGATGAAGACGCGACCCGGTTCCTCCTGCGAGAATAATCCCTTTCATATCTTCCTTCCTCCTTCGACAGCATGTTCAGTGCATGGGATCGCAGCGTTCCCAGTTTCAATGAACATTCTGGGATCTATGCTCCATTTTTCTATAAATAATCGATAGTTCCGCTCGATCAGCTCTTCGAGCCAAGAAGTTTCCGAGCGCGAGAAACTCGCATTTCCCTGGTGATAGACAAAACAGTCGTTGCACATGAGCAGCTTATAGCCATGTACGCGTGCACGCAGACAATAATCGTCATCCTCATAATGTCCGGGGCTGAATCGTTCATCCAACCATCCAATCCGTTCCAGCAGCTCACGCCGGAACAACAGACAAAACCCGACTAGCCGCTTGACCTCTTGCCATCTGGAGGGATTGCTTACATTATTCTGCTCCGCATATCTCAGACAGCTGGCGAAATCTCCTTCTATTCCATGAATCTGCTGAATACCGCTGATGTAATTCGTCACCGGTCCCACCAGTCCCACTGTGCTTTCACTGTGCAAAGCAGCCAACATATTCGATAGCCATCCCCGTGTAACCGTCACATCATTGTTTAAAATGACGAATTGATCGCCCGAAGCCAGACGGAGCCCCATATTACAAGCTGCCGGAAAGCCCCTGTTTTCAGGAAGACGTATGCTGATTAGCCGCTCGGATGCACAAAAATCATCCGTCCCGTCATTCGAAGCGTTGTCCACAACAATAATTTCATACGGTGCATCTATCGTATGTGTTCGAATCGCCTCGATACACGGCTTTAATAAATGAAGGCCATTATAAGTCGGAATAATGATGCTCGTCAGACTCATCGTGCATTCCTCCCTTTGGCAACGTCTACCCGTGTTGGAACAGGCCCGAGCGGAGAATACCCGGCTACCTGAAACACTGTCGTCAGCGCCTCTGCATGATCGCCGATGATTAACTGCTCCATAGCGTTCCCTTTCCCGACATTGAAGGTCCGCTTGCGATTTGTTTTAATCACATCGACAGCATGTACTGCTGCCACGATCATGCCATGCAGAATCGCCATCGCGTGGGCCTTCGGCGGTACCGCAAGCACAGCTGGCCCAAGTTGATTCAGCACACGTCGTGATAATGCATGCGGTACAGCGGTCAATGAGCTTGCTCCAAGATCCGACCTGCGCAGTACTCGGTTCAGAAACCCTTTGCACCGTGTTACGCTGTCCTGCTGGGTATAAGGAGGCAAATGTCTGCCCAGATCATTAAGCGCCACATCCGTTCCCTGATCGACCGCTTGAAGAAAAGGCAGCAAATCAGACGCTGGGATCGGCAAATCTCCGTCCACGAACAGCACAATATCAGCCTGCGTCAGACGTGCGCCTATCGCACGGCCAACATCATGCCCCAGGCGATCCGGTACGTCAACGAGAGTCGCACCAGGATGACGTTTGGCTACGGCGGAGCGCGTACCATCCGTACAGCCGTTCAATACAACAATGATATCCGCAAGCGGAAGTTTCTCCAGCTCGCCCAGTACCCGGTCAATCGTAGCCTCCTCATTACAGACGCTGACCACGGCTGCTGCAGTCCCCTGCAATACTATATCACTGGGGGCTTCACGTTCCTCGGTCAGATTGACTTCGGGTATTTCTTGCGCCCGAGGGGTGGGTTTTCTCACCCGGCGGCTATGCATCGAAGCCGTCGTTTCTCGTTTTCGCTGTACACGTCTTAGCCCCCAGCCCGGGTCTTCACGCTTTCTTCTGCGATACGCTCTAGTCACGTTTTCACCTCATCTCTGATCCGTTTGCGCTCCAAATCCGTATATCCCGCACGTGCTCCCAGACGTGATGTAAGCCAGGCAATGGCATCCAGGTGATCCTGGACAATTACACCTGCCAGCGGGTCCTTGCCGTTCTGTTTTTTACGTGTTGCGTTCATTCTACCGACAGCTATTCCATGTACAGTCACCACTCGCAACCCGGAGACGATGGACATCACTTGAAATAGCGGAGGTTTTTCCAAGGACTTTAGACCTATTTCCTTTAAAGCCTTTTGACTTATGGCATGTGGAATACCAGTCATAGAGGCTCCCCCTAAATCAGCACGATTCGACAAGATATTCAATACATGCTTTGCCTCAACTACAGGATGTATGGGCGTGCGATTCACAGGTCCATGGTAATCATTCAGCACCACATCCGCTCCTGCACATACGGCCTGTATAAATGGCCGAAGTCTGACGCAGGGAATGACGATATCACCATCCAGAAAAAGCAGGATCTGTCCGGATGCTGCCTCCGCTCCAATACGACGGCCAACATCATGTCCGAGCGGTTCCGGGAAGGAAAGTACACGAGCCCCCGCCGCCGCAGCTACCTTCGCCGTTCTATCGTGTGATCCATTCTCAACAACGATAACCTCTGTTTGTGGATGGACATGGCGCGCTTCGCGAATCACAGCTCCGATTGTTCTTTGCTCATTCATGGCCGGAATAATGACAGATACGAGAACCTTTCCCACTGATGGCGGTTCAGATGGCCGCGCTCCGCCGATCTGTGTCCCTCTCTCCGTATCGAGAACCTCGCTCTTATCAGGGGTTATCGGCTTCTTATCCATGTTCGGCATTCGGAATGGCAGCCACATCTTAGAATGATAGTAAGCCCTGGAATGCCTCCTCCGATTGATCTTGAATCCAGCTCTTCCACGCTTTTTCATGCTCCCGTCTCACCCCCCTTGCTGCTGTATAGATGAACAGCATGATTAGGACAGTTCAACATAACCTATGCGGTCCAAACGCCGTGTGTAACGGCAAGCGTGGAGTCTTTTCGACACAGCAATTTTCGACTTTATTTTACAAAACTTATTATTCCTATTAAATAAATGAGTTTTTAGGGTCTAAAGAATCATTTTGGATAAATTTGTTACATAGATCTTCTCGTCCGTCATTCTCTGTGCTAATATCAGAGCCAGATGATGGGAGTTCGAAAAATCAACTTTTGTTTTTTTTGCATAAGGCAACTTTTTTCCATTATCCGCTTTTATTCCACTATCTTTGTATACGACAGGAAGGGAGGAGTTTGTTACCTTTTTAGGCTACTTGCTTCAAATGCAGTACCCTCTTTTCACGCACGCTTCATGAATAACACTTCGGTATTTCTCTTCATGTTCCATTCTTCTACCCCAGACGACAACACGACCTACATAAATGGCGTAATGCCTTATTCAAAACAGGATAATTCATCCTGACATTAATCGAGGAGAGTGAATTTTAATGAAAAAAGTATGGGTTTCGCTTCTTGGAGGAGCTATGTTATTAGGGTCTGTCGCGTCTGGTGCATCTGCGGAGAGTTCCGTTTCGGGGCCAGCTCAGCTTACACCGACCTTCCACGCCGAGCAATGGAAAGCACCTACCTCGGTATCGGGGGATGACATTGTATGGAGCTATTTAAATCGACAAAAGAAATCGTTGCTGGGTGTGGATAGCTCCAGTGTACGTGAACAATTCCGAATCGTTGATCGCACAAGCGACAAATCCGGTGTAAGCCATTATCGACTGAAGCAGTATGTAAACGGAATTCCCGTGTATGGAGCTGAACAAACTATTCATGTGGGCAAATCTGGTGAGGTCACCTCTTACTTAGGAGCGGTGGTTAATGAGGATCAGCAGGCAGAAGCTACGCAAGGTACAACTCCAAAAATCAGCGCTTCTGAAGCGGTCTACACCGCATATAAAGAAGCAGCTGCACGGATTGAAGCCCTCCCTACCTCCGACGATACTATTTCTAAAGACGCTGAGGAGCCAAGCAGTGTAAGTAAAGATACTTACGCCGAAGCAGCTAACAACGAAAAAACGCTTTCTGTTGATAAGGACGAGCTGAGTCTTGATCAGGCATCTGTCCTGAAAGATAGCAAAATTGAAGCAGTGGAACCAGAAAAAAGTTCCATTGCCAAAATCGCTAATCTGCAGCCTGAAGTAGATCCTAAAGCAGAACTCTACTACTACCCTAAGGGGGATGACCTGCTGCTGGTTTATGTAACAGAAGTTAATGTTTTAGAACCTGCCCCACTGCGTACCCGCTACATTATTGATGCCAATGACGGCAGCATCGTATTCCAGTATGACATCATTAATGAAGCGACAGGCACAGGTAAAGGTGTGCTTGGTGATTCCAAATCGTTCACTACTACCGCTTCCGGCAGTAGCTACCAGTTAAAAGATACAACACGCGGTAACGGAATCGTGACTTACACGGCCTCCAACCGTCAAAGCATCCCAGGTACCATTTTGACAGATGCCGATAATGTATGGAATGATCCAGCTGGTGTGGACGCCCATGCGTATGCTGCTAAAACCTATGATTACTATAAAGCCAAATTTGGACGCAACAGCATTGACGGACGCGGTCTGCAACTTCGTTCGACGGTCCATTACGGTAGTCGCTACAACAATGCCTTCTGGAACGGCTCCCAAATGACTTATGGAGATGGAGATGGTAGCACATTTATCGCCTTCAGCGGGGACCCCGATGTAGTAGGACATGAACTTACGCATGGTGTCACAGAGTATACTTCGAATTTGGAATATTACGGAGAGTCCGGCGCATTGAATGAAGCTTTCTCAGACGTTATCGGGAATGACATTCAGCGCAAAAACTGGCTTGTAGGCGATGATATTTACACGCCAAACATTGCAGGCGATGCCCTTCGCTCAATGTCCAATCCAACCCTGTACGATCAACCAGATCACTATTCCAACCTGTACAGAGGCAGCTCCGATAACGGCGGTGTTCACACCAACAGCGGTATTATCAATAAAGCTTACTACTTGTTAGCACAAGGTGGTAATTTCCATGGCGTAACTGTAAATGGAATTGGCCGTGATGCAGCGGTGCAAATTTACTACAGTGCCTTTACGAACTACCTGACTTCTTCTTCCGACTTCTCCAACGCACGTGCTGCTGTGATCCAAGCCGCAAAAGATCTGTACGGGGCGAACTCAGCAGAAGCAACTGCAGCTGCCAAGTCTTTTGACGCTGTAGGCGTAAACTAAATCATATACACTATCCTCTTCACGATTCTCGTCCATAGACCTTTGCCGTTGTGCAACTGTTACTTGGCCCTGCCCATACCATGGACGGAAAATAGGGGTGCAGTGTACAAGTCTGCACCCCTTCCCCCCTTATTTAGGGCGCCCCCTCAAAGGGGCGCCCTTTTCTCTTACAAAAGTAATCCTGTATCTCTTGCTTTTTGCACGGCTTCTTCTCGATTGTTGACTCCCAGCTTGTCATAGAGAGTGGAGGCGTAATTTCTTACTGTGCCGTTGGATAGGTAAAGTTTCTCAGAAATTGTTTTATAACGGTTTCCTTGAGATAAAAGATTCAAAACCTCTAGCTCACGTTTCGTTAAGCCATACTCTTCTCCATCTGACCTCGGTCCGACTGACTCTTCTTCATCATTTCCGTCCCACATTCTATGGAACAAATCTTGGTTAATTACCGTGCCTCCCCGATAGACGAGGCGAATCGTTTCAGCCAGTTCACGCGACTCTATGGATTTCAGCAAATACCCGTCAGCACCGCTTCGCATGATTTCCTTCGCCCTCTCTGTATCCTGAAACGTTGACAGGATGAGGACACGAATGTCAGGCCACGTTTCCTTGATTATTTTGGTCGCACGAATCCCATCCTGATTGGGCATCTCCAAATCCATTAATATCAAATCTGGATTCAGGCTTCTGCACAATTCCACTGCTTGTTCTCCATCTTCAGCCACACCCACTACCTGTAAGTCCTCCTGTCCGTCCAAGATGGTATGGAGACTGTCTCGGATAAACGAATGATCATCGACGATACACAAGCGGATTCGTTCATCGGACAATTGTATCAGTCTGGGTAATACACATGAGATGAACGTCCCTTCACCCTTTTCGGAGTATACAGTGACTCTCCCTTGTAACTGTGTCGCACGTTCTTTCATTGCAGTTAATCCGAAGCCATCCTTCCACTCCTCCACTCCGTCACCATTATCCTGTACATCCAATCTCGTCTGTTGCGGCTCAAAATGCAGTGACACAATGATTTCGGTGGATTGTCCGTGGCGCACAGCATTAGTCAGCGATTCCTGCAAGCACCGATAAAGCGTCATTTTTGCTTGTTTGGAGACTATGTACTCTTCCCCTATTATTCGAGTGCGTACATTTACTTTTGCATGTTTCTGGAACTCCTCTGCTAATTGTTGCAAAGTAACAGTCAAAGGAAGCGATTCTTGTGGTGAATCTATTTGATGCAAATAGGCTCTCACTTCCTCCATACTGTTACGGGCTAATTGCAATAATGAGTCGATTTTCTGCTCTCCATCTTTTGTTGCTAATTCCGTACGCAATATTTCCAACCCCATAATGATAGAGGTATAGGAATGCCCCATCGTATCATGCAAATCTTTGGAAAGTCTGTCGCGCTCCTCTAACAAAGTAATCTGCTCAATCTGAGATAGGTACTGTTCCAGCACAAGCTTCTGATTGCGTATAATTTCATTTTGGCGGTAATTAGAAACTAGTAAGTGGAAGGAAAATCCTATTGCAAAAGCCAGACCGATTTGTGGGATAATCGCCCATAGATCTGTTCCTGGGGAAAATATTGCAACGAGCAATGGAAACAAAACAACTGTGATTGAACCCGACCAACGGAATGATTTATGAGCACTATTTGCCGCGATCATGAAAGTTGGCATTAAAAATGCAAGATATGCCGCCGGAAATAATAAGGTTAAGTAGAAGCACACTCCGCCAAACAAAACCATCTCAGTAAGCAGATAGTAGCGATAACTGAACATTAAACAAATCCAAGGTATTGAAAATGCGGCAATTTCCCAAAGAACGATGATCCAAAGGGGCACCGTTAAATGGTCTTGGTGTTGGATAGTAGTTATCATCAATGAAAACCAGATGACAAAACGTATACAAAGCAATAACCAGTCATACCAGAGCCATTGTTTCCAGGTTGTAAACAAATTATCACCTCTTAATAGCTTTAAACATGGAATGCGTGTACATTCCGACTATTTGAACTAAGCTGTTTCCAATGCGAGTATTGATCCAGACGAGAATACACCCAGCGAGCATGACACATATAGCTTTTTCCCATGAATCTACAGCGAATCCCCATAAGTATATATCAAGATGTTGAAAAAGTATCGGTGTAACGATAAATACGATCGGAGCTATGTACAATATAACGGCACATATAAGGCTGATCACCCCAATAAAAAATTTCTGCATAAGCCAAAAAACCGCCCTCCAATTGCTACTATTAAGAATGGCTTCTCTCGCTTTCATCCATTTATCCCTTCCACTGTTTGTCCTTGTCAGGATTGGCTCTATCGATATATCCGTATAAACCTTCGTCTGAATGCGTTCATATTGGACAAACGTGTGAGTTGTTCGCAACACACACGCCAACAAGGGAATACCCACGAAGATAACCGCCATCCCCAACGCAAATGTAATGCTGACCAAATAGAAGCAAAAATAAAACAGTCCCGATCCGAAGGTAAACAACAAAAAGTAGAAATCTTGCAACCTTTTGCGAGCTGATTCTTTCGTCATTTGATTCTCTCCTACTCTTTATTTTATTTGCTAATACGTTATGAATTGCCCTTCGAATCTAACTTGTTATCTGTCACATACGGTAGTGTCAAAGTGTCATATTTGTAGGTCATGACTATAAAACAAGCTGTACTAAGCTCTTTTTTATGTCATGCATTAGCTCCTTTACCTTCGCTCGATTTAGCTTTTGGCTATTATGCTCTGCCGATTAAAAAGAAGTAAAAAAACGCCATTCTTTCCTTATAATCATAGGAAAGAATGGCGTTTTTTCATTCCTGTTTCAGTGTCTGAGGTTGTTCTAACATTACCATAAACAAAAGCTGTGTATATTTATTATCTATGATGTCCCCATCGCAATCCAGAGAATCCATCCCTCACATATCTGACCCGGTTGTCTGCGTTCCACTGTAAGCACTGCCGAATGCCTCTGTCGTTGTGTGACGGACACTATCACTCCCGGTACGCTCGCATTGGCGGTGATTGCATATTGCGTGTCTATAAAAGGCTTATCAAACACAACGTTCACTTTGCTTGTAACTTCTTGTGCAGAAAGATAAAAAGAAGTGCTGCCAAATTGAGGTAAAGTCACTTCACTGTCAGTAGTCCCGTCATCGGTCACTGAGCCAACATGAATGGCATTCCGACCTAATTCTTTTTCAGTCTGAGAAACTAGATGGGTATCTTGCTCTGGCAAGCGCATTCGCTGCTTTGAACGCTGTCTTCCTTCCGCAATATGAATACTGGTTATAGAGCAATCCAATAACGAGTCTTGCTCGGTCTGACCTTCCGTCTTCATAGACGCCATGTCGTGATCCGTTCCGTATTCGGTATCTGAGTCAGGCACAGACAGCAGCAGCACAGATGCTCGATTCATCTGCATCGCTTCCTCCAGCGTTTTGGGAAGCTTATGCTTTTTCCATGCTGCTTCCTCTATAGCTTGCACCGGGGTATCCTTCTCTACGGGAACAGGTACCTTTGCCGTTCCACGCTGAGTGGGTCTGGGACTGCCAGCAGGCGAAGCCGTTTTTTCCTTGTTTACACGGGGAGAGGGGACTGTATTGGAAAGGTTACGCCGTGCTATTTTTTTATCCTTAGGGCTATGGTTCGTGCGATGGTTCATGATGACCGCTCCTTTGACACAGGAGTGAACCAGCGGTCGCTCCGCTTCATTCACCCAGGTGGGAATCATGGCCTAATGCCTATGAGATAGCCTATGCACGTAACCGCGACCACGTCACTCAGTTGCGCAGTCTGTTATAAATTGAGCCCAGCGTTGGGCGGAGTGCTGCCATAAAAATCGCCTCCGTACCTCGTCCAGCCCGGCTTCTCCCATTTGTCGCCGTAAGTCGTGCTGCTGGAGCAACCTGGTGATGGCGTCGGCCATTTCCTGCTCGCCGCGTGACGGATAAACAAGCCAGCCTGTCTTGCCGTGTTGTATAACCTCCGGAATACCACCGATTCGTGATGCTACCACAGGTACTCCTGCCGCCATGGCTTCCAGATTGACCAGCCCGAAGGCTTCAGCTTCAATAGAAGGAACAACGGCTACATCGGCTAACTGATATAACGAGGCCAATGCCGGATGCGGCACATAGCCGAGGAAGTGCACATGCCTCGCCAACCTTAGTTTACGGATCTGCCGATGCAATGCTGCGGTGTACGGCGTGAGGCGGTCGTGACCGTAATAGGCACTCCCTGCTATGAGCAGCAGCACGTCTGGACAGGTATGGGCGATACGCCGCAGAGCCTTTAGCAGCCGATGAACTCCCTTTCCTGGCATCAGTCTGCCTGCATATAACACGATTCGGCGGCCTGACCAGCCGAAATCGTCCAATCGTGCCGACCTGATCGCTTCTGCTGCAGGAGTCCACCGTGGCAGGAAATCGCCAGGATGAATACCCAACTTGTTGATGACGATGCGTTCTCTGACCGCATCGGGACTGTCAGAGGCCACGATTGCCCCCAAATACGCACTGTTCACAATAATACGATCCATCGACAACAGCAGCCTACCCATGTCCTTCCGTTTGAGGTGAGGCTCCCGGATGAACGTGGTGGAATGCAAAGTCAGCACAATTTTGCTATCGGGCAAAGCCTCGCGAATGGCATACGCAACTGTGGGGCGATTGTGTACATCTATTACCGCAGGTAACCATCTCTTCAAATCAGCGATTACCTCGGGAATATAACCTGCCCCCCGCGTATAGCGCATACAAGGAATTCCGTCAACATCGCCGTGATCCGGTGTTTCTGCTCCTCTTATGCCATAGATCTGTGCCTGAAGCTTATGGCTAGCCAGCGGTACCATACGAGCAATTACCCGCTCCACTGAACTGCTGCGGGGCGAAGGTATAACAAAAGATCCCGGTGTAATGACTGCTACCTTCAGCCTCTGCATCACCTCACCTACTTTCCTTACCTTATTCCCTCACCCTTCAACACTCATCTTGTATCATATCGTTTCTTGCTCTGAAAGGTGCTTGGCTTATTACTTTGGGCATATCGCAAGGCTAGCGTCCATGCCTGGCCGACCTTTGATACATATGATGGACTAGAATCACAATATGGTCAGTTGGATTGACGATAAGGAGGGCGGACATACTCATGTTGCATGTCGGCGTCATGCTCAACCCGGCAACTTACCGGGGCATTCCCGTCATGAGGACGCGTTATGAATCTATCGCCAATTACGAGGAGGCCGGGTTAAGCTACGAGCTAATCCCCTGCTTTCTTCGTCTAGAAGATATTCATATATCGACCGGAACATGCCGGGCTTTTGTTAAAAACGGCAACGAGTATCGGCAGATGACTCTTCCGTTGCCGCCAGTCATCCACAATCGGACTCTCTATCGGCAAAATGAAAATGCCCGCGATATCAACAGGCTGGTACACAAGGGATTCTATATTTTTAATGAACAAAACCGTTTCGGCAAAGACCATATACATGCAATTCTACAGGAAGATCCTCTGCTACATCCCCACCTTCCCAAAACATTGCAAGGCAACCTGTCTTCCATCCGTACCTTGATGGAGCAAACCGGGGATGTTGTAATTAAACCCAGTAGCAGTAGCATAGGTAGAGGAATTATGCGGTTGAGGCATTCCAGCGGAAG contains these protein-coding regions:
- a CDS encoding glycosyltransferase family 2 protein, with the translated sequence MSLTSIIIPTYNGLHLLKPCIEAIRTHTIDAPYEIIVVDNASNDGTDDFCASERLISIRLPENRGFPAACNMGLRLASGDQFVILNNDVTVTRGWLSNMLAALHSESTVGLVGPVTNYISGIQQIHGIEGDFASCLRYAEQNNVSNPSRWQEVKRLVGFCLLFRRELLERIGWLDERFSPGHYEDDDYCLRARVHGYKLLMCNDCFVYHQGNASFSRSETSWLEELIERNYRLFIEKWSIDPRMFIETGNAAIPCTEHAVEGGRKI
- a CDS encoding WIAG-tail domain gives rise to the protein MNHRTNHSPKDKKIARRNLSNTVPSPRVNKEKTASPAGSPRPTQRGTAKVPVPVEKDTPVQAIEEAAWKKHKLPKTLEEAMQMNRASVLLLSVPDSDTEYGTDHDMASMKTEGQTEQDSLLDCSITSIHIAEGRQRSKQRMRLPEQDTHLVSQTEKELGRNAIHVGSVTDDGTTDSEVTLPQFGSTSFYLSAQEVTSKVNVVFDKPFIDTQYAITANASVPGVIVSVTQRQRHSAVLTVERRQPGQICEGWILWIAMGTS
- a CDS encoding hybrid sensor histidine kinase/response regulator transcription factor, whose protein sequence is MFTTWKQWLWYDWLLLCIRFVIWFSLMITTIQHQDHLTVPLWIIVLWEIAAFSIPWICLMFSYRYYLLTEMVLFGGVCFYLTLLFPAAYLAFLMPTFMIAANSAHKSFRWSGSITVVLFPLLVAIFSPGTDLWAIIPQIGLAFAIGFSFHLLVSNYRQNEIIRNQKLVLEQYLSQIEQITLLEERDRLSKDLHDTMGHSYTSIIMGLEILRTELATKDGEQKIDSLLQLARNSMEEVRAYLHQIDSPQESLPLTVTLQQLAEEFQKHAKVNVRTRIIGEEYIVSKQAKMTLYRCLQESLTNAVRHGQSTEIIVSLHFEPQQTRLDVQDNGDGVEEWKDGFGLTAMKERATQLQGRVTVYSEKGEGTFISCVLPRLIQLSDERIRLCIVDDHSFIRDSLHTILDGQEDLQVVGVAEDGEQAVELCRSLNPDLILMDLEMPNQDGIRATKIIKETWPDIRVLILSTFQDTERAKEIMRSGADGYLLKSIESRELAETIRLVYRGGTVINQDLFHRMWDGNDEEESVGPRSDGEEYGLTKRELEVLNLLSQGNRYKTISEKLYLSNGTVRNYASTLYDKLGVNNREEAVQKARDTGLLL
- a CDS encoding sugar phosphate nucleotidyltransferase: MKGIILAGGTGSRLHPLTTLLNKHLLPVGKYPMIVYGIERLRQAGITDMLIIIGKQSAGLYTDFLGSGSNYGVQLTYRIQEKAGGIAEALELARSYMQSEEKFTVLLGDNLFKEDLGPVIERFKQQPPGSARVLLKKVADARRYGVPVFDPERPESITRIEEKPQHPQSKYCVTGIYMYDTAVFDKIREIAPSARGELEITDVNNCYAAEGKLEYDILRRYWSDAGTFDSLQEAGVKMKGLLP
- a CDS encoding glycosyltransferase family 2 protein, with the protein product MKKRGRAGFKINRRRHSRAYYHSKMWLPFRMPNMDKKPITPDKSEVLDTERGTQIGGARPSEPPSVGKVLVSVIIPAMNEQRTIGAVIREARHVHPQTEVIVVENGSHDRTAKVAAAAGARVLSFPEPLGHDVGRRIGAEAASGQILLFLDGDIVIPCVRLRPFIQAVCAGADVVLNDYHGPVNRTPIHPVVEAKHVLNILSNRADLGGASMTGIPHAISQKALKEIGLKSLEKPPLFQVMSIVSGLRVVTVHGIAVGRMNATRKKQNGKDPLAGVIVQDHLDAIAWLTSRLGARAGYTDLERKRIRDEVKT
- a CDS encoding sensor domain-containing protein, producing MTKESARKRLQDFYFLLFTFGSGLFYFCFYLVSITFALGMAVIFVGIPLLACVLRTTHTFVQYERIQTKVYTDISIEPILTRTNSGRDKWMKAREAILNSSNWRAVFWLMQKFFIGVISLICAVILYIAPIVFIVTPILFQHLDIYLWGFAVDSWEKAICVMLAGCILVWINTRIGNSLVQIVGMYTHSMFKAIKR
- a CDS encoding glycosyltransferase family 4 protein, which produces MQRLKVAVITPGSFVIPSPRSSSVERVIARMVPLASHKLQAQIYGIRGAETPDHGDVDGIPCMRYTRGAGYIPEVIADLKRWLPAVIDVHNRPTVAYAIREALPDSKIVLTLHSTTFIREPHLKRKDMGRLLLSMDRIIVNSAYLGAIVASDSPDAVRERIVINKLGIHPGDFLPRWTPAAEAIRSARLDDFGWSGRRIVLYAGRLMPGKGVHRLLKALRRIAHTCPDVLLLIAGSAYYGHDRLTPYTAALHRQIRKLRLARHVHFLGYVPHPALASLYQLADVAVVPSIEAEAFGLVNLEAMAAGVPVVASRIGGIPEVIQHGKTGWLVYPSRGEQEMADAITRLLQQHDLRRQMGEAGLDEVRRRFLWQHSAQRWAQFITDCATE
- a CDS encoding glycosyltransferase family 2 protein, giving the protein MTRAYRRRKREDPGWGLRRVQRKRETTASMHSRRVRKPTPRAQEIPEVNLTEEREAPSDIVLQGTAAAVVSVCNEEATIDRVLGELEKLPLADIIVVLNGCTDGTRSAVAKRHPGATLVDVPDRLGHDVGRAIGARLTQADIVLFVDGDLPIPASDLLPFLQAVDQGTDVALNDLGRHLPPYTQQDSVTRCKGFLNRVLRRSDLGASSLTAVPHALSRRVLNQLGPAVLAVPPKAHAMAILHGMIVAAVHAVDVIKTNRKRTFNVGKGNAMEQLIIGDHAEALTTVFQVAGYSPLGPVPTRVDVAKGRNAR
- a CDS encoding M4 family metallopeptidase: MKKVWVSLLGGAMLLGSVASGASAESSVSGPAQLTPTFHAEQWKAPTSVSGDDIVWSYLNRQKKSLLGVDSSSVREQFRIVDRTSDKSGVSHYRLKQYVNGIPVYGAEQTIHVGKSGEVTSYLGAVVNEDQQAEATQGTTPKISASEAVYTAYKEAAARIEALPTSDDTISKDAEEPSSVSKDTYAEAANNEKTLSVDKDELSLDQASVLKDSKIEAVEPEKSSIAKIANLQPEVDPKAELYYYPKGDDLLLVYVTEVNVLEPAPLRTRYIIDANDGSIVFQYDIINEATGTGKGVLGDSKSFTTTASGSSYQLKDTTRGNGIVTYTASNRQSIPGTILTDADNVWNDPAGVDAHAYAAKTYDYYKAKFGRNSIDGRGLQLRSTVHYGSRYNNAFWNGSQMTYGDGDGSTFIAFSGDPDVVGHELTHGVTEYTSNLEYYGESGALNEAFSDVIGNDIQRKNWLVGDDIYTPNIAGDALRSMSNPTLYDQPDHYSNLYRGSSDNGGVHTNSGIINKAYYLLAQGGNFHGVTVNGIGRDAAVQIYYSAFTNYLTSSSDFSNARAAVIQAAKDLYGANSAEATAAAKSFDAVGVN